A genomic stretch from Capricornis sumatraensis isolate serow.1 chromosome 4, serow.2, whole genome shotgun sequence includes:
- the LOC138077597 gene encoding cyclic AMP-dependent transcription factor ATF-7 isoform X1: protein MGDDRPFVCNAPGCGQRFTNEDHLAVHKHKHEMTLKFGPARTDSVIIADQTPTPTRFLKNCEEVGLFNELASSFEHEFKKAADEDEKKAASGPLDMSLPSTPDIRIKEEEPVEVDSSPPDSPASSPCSPPRKEKDVAPKPVVISTPTPTIVRPGSLPLHLGYDPLHPTLPSPTSVITQAPPSNRQLGSPTGSLPLVMHLANGQTMPVLPGPPVQMPSVISLARPVSMVPNIPGIPGPPVNSSGSISPSGHPMPSEAKMRLKATLTHQVSSINGGCGMVVGTASTMVTARPEQSQILIQHPDAPSPAQPQVSPAQPTPSTGGRRRRTVDEDPDERRQRFLERNRAAASRCRQKRKLWVSSLEKKAEELTSQNIQLSNEVTLLRNEVAQLKQLLLAHKDCPVTALQKKTQGYLESPKESSEPTGSPAPVIQHSSATAPSNGLSVRSAAEAVATSVLTQMASQRTELGMPIQSHVIMTPQSQSAGR, encoded by the exons aGATTTACAAACGAGGACCACCTGGCAGTTCATAAACACAAGCATGAGATGACATTGAAATTTGGCCCAGCCCGAACTGACTCAGTCATCATCGCAG ATCAAACTCCTACTCCAACTCGATTCCTGAAGAACTGTGAAGAGGTGGGACTCTTCAATGAACTAGCTAGCTCCTTTGAACATGAATTCAAAAAGGCTGCAGATGAAGATGAAAAAAAG GCTGCTTCTGGGCCCCTTGACATGTCTCTGCCTTCTACACCAGACATCAGAATCAAAGAAGAGGAGCCAGTGGAGGTGGACTCATCCCCGCCTGACAGCCCTGCCTctagcccctgctccccaccacgTAAGGAGAAG GATGTTGCCCCAAAGCCTGTTGTGATCTCTACTCCCACGCCTACCATCGTACGCCCGGGCTCCCTGCCTCTCCATTTGGGCTATGATCCACTTCACCCAACCCTTCCTTCCCCAACCTCCGTCATCacacaggctcccccatccaacAGGCAACTGGG GTCTCCCACCGGCTCCCTCCCTCTCGTCATGCATCTTGCTAATGGACAGACCATGCCTGTGCTGCCAGGGCCTCCAGTACAGATGCCTTCTGTTATATCG CTGGCCAGACCTGTGTCTATGGTGCCCAACATTCCTGGTATCCCTGGCCCACCAGTTAACAGCAGTGGTTCCATTTCTCCCTCTGGCCACCCTATGCCATCAGAAGCCAAGATG AGACTAAAAGCTACCCTAACCCACCAGGTCTCCTCCATCAATGGTGGTTGTGGAATGGTGGTGGGGACTGCCAGCACCATGGTGACAGCCCGTCCAGAGCAAAGCCAGATCCTCATCCAGCACCCTGACGCCCCATCCCCTGCCCAGCCACAG GTCTCGCCAGCCCAACCCACTCCTAGCACTGGAGGCCGACGTCGGCGCACGGTTGATGAAGACCCAGATGAGCGGCGACAGCGCTTTCTGGAGCGCAACCGGGCTGCAGCCTCCCGCTGCCGTCAAAAGCGGAAGCTGTGGGTGTCCTCCCTagagaagaaggctgaggaaCTCACTTCTCAGAACATTCAGCTGAGT AATGAAGTCACATTACTACGCAATGAGGTGGCTCAGTTGAAACAGCTACTGTTAGCTCATAAAGACTGCCCAGTCACAGCACTACAGAAAAAGACTCAAGGCTATTTAG AAAGCCCCAAGGAAAGCTCAGAGCCAACGGGTTCACCAGCCCCTGTGATTCAACACAGCTCAGCAACAGCCCCGAGCAATGGCCTCAGCGTTCGCTCTGCAGCTGAAGCTGTGGCCACCTCAGTCCTCACTCAGATGGCCAGCCAAAGGACAGAACTGGGCATGCCCATACAGTCGCATGTGATCATGACCCCACAGTCTCAGTCTGCGGGCAGATGA
- the LOC138077597 gene encoding cyclic AMP-dependent transcription factor ATF-7 isoform X2 — translation MKYGRRQTVCVQCPGLWTDQTPTPTRFLKNCEEAASGPLDMSLPSTPDIRIKEEEPVEVDSSPPDSPASSPCSPPRKEKDVAPKPVVISTPTPTIVRPGSLPLHLGYDPLHPTLPSPTSVITQAPPSNRQLGSPTGSLPLVMHLANGQTMPVLPGPPVQMPSVISLARPVSMVPNIPGIPGPPVNSSGSISPSGHPMPSEAKMRLKATLTHQVSSINGGCGMVVGTASTMVTARPEQSQILIQHPDAPSPAQPQVSPAQPTPSTGGRRRRTVDEDPDERRQRFLERNRAAASRCRQKRKLWVSSLEKKAEELTSQNIQLSNEVTLLRNEVAQLKQLLLAHKDCPVTALQKKTQGYLESPKESSEPTGSPAPVIQHSSATAPSNGLSVRSAAEAVATSVLTQMASQRTELGMPIQSHVIMTPQSQSAGR, via the exons ATCAAACTCCTACTCCAACTCGATTCCTGAAGAACTGTGAAGAG GCTGCTTCTGGGCCCCTTGACATGTCTCTGCCTTCTACACCAGACATCAGAATCAAAGAAGAGGAGCCAGTGGAGGTGGACTCATCCCCGCCTGACAGCCCTGCCTctagcccctgctccccaccacgTAAGGAGAAG GATGTTGCCCCAAAGCCTGTTGTGATCTCTACTCCCACGCCTACCATCGTACGCCCGGGCTCCCTGCCTCTCCATTTGGGCTATGATCCACTTCACCCAACCCTTCCTTCCCCAACCTCCGTCATCacacaggctcccccatccaacAGGCAACTGGG GTCTCCCACCGGCTCCCTCCCTCTCGTCATGCATCTTGCTAATGGACAGACCATGCCTGTGCTGCCAGGGCCTCCAGTACAGATGCCTTCTGTTATATCG CTGGCCAGACCTGTGTCTATGGTGCCCAACATTCCTGGTATCCCTGGCCCACCAGTTAACAGCAGTGGTTCCATTTCTCCCTCTGGCCACCCTATGCCATCAGAAGCCAAGATG AGACTAAAAGCTACCCTAACCCACCAGGTCTCCTCCATCAATGGTGGTTGTGGAATGGTGGTGGGGACTGCCAGCACCATGGTGACAGCCCGTCCAGAGCAAAGCCAGATCCTCATCCAGCACCCTGACGCCCCATCCCCTGCCCAGCCACAG GTCTCGCCAGCCCAACCCACTCCTAGCACTGGAGGCCGACGTCGGCGCACGGTTGATGAAGACCCAGATGAGCGGCGACAGCGCTTTCTGGAGCGCAACCGGGCTGCAGCCTCCCGCTGCCGTCAAAAGCGGAAGCTGTGGGTGTCCTCCCTagagaagaaggctgaggaaCTCACTTCTCAGAACATTCAGCTGAGT AATGAAGTCACATTACTACGCAATGAGGTGGCTCAGTTGAAACAGCTACTGTTAGCTCATAAAGACTGCCCAGTCACAGCACTACAGAAAAAGACTCAAGGCTATTTAG AAAGCCCCAAGGAAAGCTCAGAGCCAACGGGTTCACCAGCCCCTGTGATTCAACACAGCTCAGCAACAGCCCCGAGCAATGGCCTCAGCGTTCGCTCTGCAGCTGAAGCTGTGGCCACCTCAGTCCTCACTCAGATGGCCAGCCAAAGGACAGAACTGGGCATGCCCATACAGTCGCATGTGATCATGACCCCACAGTCTCAGTCTGCGGGCAGATGA